In Leptolyngbya sp. O-77, the genomic window CCATTAAAGGATGCAATTGCAGACTTGTCAATACAGGAATGGGGCTAATTCGGCTGCGGATTAAGGAGTTTGCCGAGGAGCGAGGCTGGACTCTCAAAGAAGTAGCCGATCGCTCTGACGTAAATTACAAAACGATTGTGAGCTATGTTCGGCGAGATCGCATGGCAATGATCGACTATACTGCCGTTCTCAAAATTGCCCGCGCTTTTGAAATTCCGATCGAAGATTTAGTGGAAGTATTGGAAGAATAGGGCGATCGCAACTAAACCCTATGTCCTGACTTAAATCACTGAAGAGTCCATTCTAGGACGGAGAAAAACTAACCTTTCCAGTTTTGTTTAGCTCTAGAAAAAATCTCGTCTAATTGCTGTTCTTCATAGATCTGACGAGAAATTTTTACATAGTCAGTCGAGTTTTGATTGATCAATGCTAAAAAGCGCAGAGTAGCCGCCATGCCGAGTTCCTGTTTGAGGGTGGCAAGAGCTTTGACTCGAAGTTGAGAGTCATTCAGAGTTGGCGTGGAATCTGTCATAGGGTTTTTCTCCGAATATAATCAACTGGGTTCATGACTTCACAGGTTAAGGTAAGCTTCTTGGCTTGACGCATTAGGGCATCATCACAGGTGAGGAAAAAGTTTGCCTGAGCATGACTAGCACACGCCACATGCAAAATGTCCTTTGCCGAAAACTTGCCCTTATGGATGAGTTCTTGA contains:
- a CDS encoding helix-turn-helix domain-containing protein, which codes for MGLIRLRIKEFAEERGWTLKEVADRSDVNYKTIVSYVRRDRMAMIDYTAVLKIARAFEIPIEDLVEVLEE